A DNA window from Brassica napus cultivar Da-Ae chromosome A4, Da-Ae, whole genome shotgun sequence contains the following coding sequences:
- the LOC106447391 gene encoding adenylate kinase 1, chloroplastic-like: protein MARVLRVARSSSLFSFGSRSYSAEASHVSSPPPPFLGARRGFTKERNVQWVFLGCPGVGKGTYASRLSSLLGVPHIATGDLVRDALASSGPLSQQLSEIVNQGKLVSDEIIVNLLSKRLEAGEAKGESGFILDGFPRTMRQAEILGDVTDIDLVVNLKLPEEVLVDKCLGRRTCNQCGKGFNIAHINLKGENGKPGISMDPLLPPPQCMSKLITRADDTEEVVKARLRIYNETSQPLEEYYRSKGKLMEFDLPGGIPESWPRLLEALRLDDYEEKQSAAA, encoded by the exons ATGGCGAGAGTACTGCGTGTGGCGAGATCCTCCTCCCTCTTCAGCTTCGGAAGCCGATCTTATTCAGCCGAAGCTAGCCACGTGTCCTCTCCCCCTCCTCCGTTTCTTGGAGCTCGCAGGGGCTTTACCAAGGAGAGAAACGTGCAGTGGGTGTTCCTCGGCTGTCCCGGTGTCGGAAAGGGGACTTACGCTAGCAGACTCTCGAGTCTCCTCGGTGTTCCTCACATCGCCACCGGAGACCTCGTCCGTGATGCGCTAGCTTCTTCCGGCCCTCTCTCCCAACAG CTATCAGAGATTGTAAACCAGGGGAAGCTTGTTTCAGATGAGATCATAGTGAACCTATTATCAAAGAGACTTGAAGCTGGTGAAGCCAAAGGTGAATCAGGTTTCATTCTTGACGGCTTTCCTCGTACCATGAGACAAGCT GAAATACTAGGAGATGTCACTGACATCGATCTAGTGGTGAACTTAAAGCTACCTGAGGAGGTTTTGGTTGACAAATGCCTTGGCAGGAGAACGTGTAATCAATGCGGTAAAGGTTTCAATATAGCTCACATCAACTTAAAGGGTGAGAACGGGAAACCAGGAATCAGCATGGATCCGCTTCTCCCTCCACCTCAGTGTATGTCAAAGCTCATCACTCGTGCTGATGATACTGAGGAGGTTGTGAAAGCTAGGCTTCGTATTTACAATGAAACC AGCCAGCCTCTTGAAGAGTACTACCGTAGCAAGGGAAAGCTTATGGAGTTTGACTTACCTGGAGGCATCCCTGAGTCTTGGCCAAGGCTGTTAGAAGCTTTAAGGCTTGATGATTACGAGGAGAAGCAATCTGCCGCGGCGTAG
- the LOC106448908 gene encoding 40S ribosomal protein S5-1 yields the protein MAAAVEIDAEIQQQLTNEVKLFNRWSFDDVSVTDISLVDYIGVQPAKHATFVPHTAGRYSVKRFRKAQCPIVERLTNSLMMHGRNNGKKLMAVRIIKHAMEIIHLLTDLNPIQVIIDAIVNSGPREDATRIGSAGVVRRQAVDISPLRRVNQAIFLLTTGAREAAFRNIKTIAECLADELINAAKGSSNSYAIKKKDEIERVAKANR from the exons ATGGCCGCCGCCGTTGAGATTGACGCTGAGATTCAGCAGCAGCTTACCAACGAGGTCAAGCTCTTCAATCGCTGGAGCTTTGATGACGTTTCG GTCACAGACATTAGTCTTGTTGACTACATTGGTGTTCAGCCTGCTAAGCACGCGACCTTTGTCCCCCACACTGCTGGAAGATACTCTGTGAAGAGGTTCAGGAAGGCTCAGTGCCCAATCGTTGAGAGGCTCACGAACTCTCTCATGATGCACGGAAGGAACAACGGAAAGAAGCTGATGGCTGTGAGGATCATCAAGCACGCCATGGAGATCATCCATCTCTTGACTGACTTGAACCCTATTCAGGTTATCATTGATGCCATTGTCAACAG TGGTCCACGTGAGGATGCGACGAGGATTGGATCTGCTGGTGTGGTTAGGAGGCAGGCTGTTGATATCTCTCCTCTAAGACGTGTGAACCAAGCCATCTTCTTGCTCACCACTGGTGCACGTGAAGCTGCGTTTAGAAACATCAAGACAATCGCTGAGTGCCTTGCTGATGAGCTCATCAATGCTGCCAAGGGATCTTCCAACAG CTATGCCATCAAGAAGAAGGATGAGATTGAGAGAGTTGCGAAGGCCAACCGTTAA